One stretch of Desulfobulbaceae bacterium DNA includes these proteins:
- the gatC gene encoding Asp-tRNA(Asn)/Glu-tRNA(Gln) amidotransferase subunit GatC, with protein MQITAKEIIKVAHLARLELAPNEITPLAEQVGSILTYINKLNELNTEAVKPTFHALALSNAFRDDVVIPSLPQSEALKNGPLQNGEAFVVPKIIG; from the coding sequence ATGCAAATCACTGCTAAAGAAATCATCAAGGTCGCCCACCTTGCCCGTTTAGAACTTGCTCCGAACGAGATCACCCCTCTGGCTGAACAGGTCGGGTCCATCTTAACCTACATCAACAAGCTTAACGAGCTGAACACCGAGGCCGTCAAACCGACATTCCACGCCCTAGCCCTCTCCAATGCCTTCCGGGACGATGTGGTCATCCCTTCACTGCCCCAGTCCGAAGCCCTCAAAAATGGCCCTCTGCAAAACGGCGAAGCCTTCGTAGTGCCCAAGATCATCGGATAA